Proteins co-encoded in one Theileria equi strain WA chromosome 3, complete sequence genomic window:
- a CDS encoding hypothetical protein (encoded by transcript BEWA_004440A) — MSTIDIRNKCPKGEKSSHIAKRHRCSNDVIAYLRELYIHGNKTDYKESHHKRDKFTIHHLTYDGKDLTIAGDGSNTLISQHPDLKEISTYYHKDYDDKNDYIEKPLLLRLKNDKGGTDWYYNADTKDEKGEQDRGTTWEPNTKWNAIDGNEFFKYGKPTDKLREKLDYLTCRLHKLHYINIFKSDAKDDPYYSCPVCKNYNVTVSKYGTIGEYTKYKHTYDTYANSVRYESANLSYRDDETDPNGYKPIPLDNRHDSSLGVYYWDKDDRHTKPLVMEVGVLIGGLVPLGNDGEPNNKEWTMIPDAIGPVSEEMLHKQKCKLFSPVIIDVTRTTGENENSYPNPYYSGRNCENRDCPQNVKVTKYVNLSHINGFTAWKHTYRNRDDKTFTITGFKGGPSEGRDQVKLPIWNVNEVIVYLSRCGSVPLLVYVSSNDGNSNTHRWYQRKNGDKWEDGSSGLDQKLPNQVKSTDLERILEGINELKIECQEVKVKKEKEAHKAQPQRPQLATLQRPSSGSTGSTSEGSIGEENTIEPCGAIGEALGYGSVIAGAVGTVGLELAHNMAKEALEHITDTVIPKAADLVGKVLEHIPAVPAAEPSDRVPQVTPGNTSIESADPSHTTSEQQAIISQPVDVISIRRPNNLSGLGGEYPDVTINFDSSLVDFGYGTGLIIGGSNFYQSTEETEPILYSVEEDYRTIEHTTHGYFVDYDAYNTTGDTIYGYGSTVETYEAPPIYIPIVEINESEVITMDVSDPKKFATPTADRQEHLVGPHRHETPPATEEHQASAQQTSDTLNTGNPAAQALSTSASSTPGALSPSSPGFLHPPNPKAGSDNSTNIIKTTISVTTGILGTSALACFAGFKFYTKYKGDPWVRHGYPIEFLNNVPY, encoded by the coding sequence ATGTCTACAATAGACATAAGGAACAAATGTCCAAAAGGAGAAAAGAGTAGTCACATAGCTAAACGCCATAGATGCTCTAATGATGTGATCGCATATTTGAGAGAGTTATACATCCATGGTAATAAAACAGATTATAAAGAATCTCATCATAAAAGGGATAAGTTTACTATCCATCACCTGACatatgatggaaaggacCTTACGATCGCAGGTGATGGATCTAATACACTTATATCACAACATCCGGATCTAAAAGAGATATCCACATACTATCACAAGGACTATGACGATAAGAATGACTATATAGAAAAACCTCTTCTACTCCGGCTTAAAAATGATAAGGGAGGAACGGACTGGTATTATAATGCAGATACAAAGGATGAGAAAGGTGAACAAGATAGAGGAACTACATGGGAACCAAATACTAAATGGAACGCGATAGATGGAAATGAGTTTTTTAAATATGGTAAGCCAACTGACAAACTCAGGGAGAAACTCGATTATCTCACATGCAGACTCCACAAGCTTCACTAcataaacatttttaagAGTGATGCTAAAGATGATCCATACTACTCTTGTCCTGTCTGTAAAAACTACAATGTCACAGTTTCTAAATATGGCACTATTGGAGAATATACTAAGTACAAACACACATACGATACTTACGCAAACTCCGTTAGGTATGAAAGTGCTAATCTTTCTTATAGAGATGATGAAACAGATCCCAACGGATACAAGCCTATTCCGCTTGATAATCGACACGACAGTAGTCTGGGagtatattactgggatAAAGATGACAGGCATACAAAGCCTCTTGTGATGGAAGTTGGTGTTTTAATTGGCGGATTAGTCCCCCTGGGTAATGATGGAGAACCAAATAACAAGGAGTGGACTATGATTCCAGATGCCATAGGACCTGTATCTGAAGAGATGCTCcataaacaaaaatgtaaaCTTTTTAGCCCAGTAATCATAGATGTCACTAGAACTACTGGGGAGAATGAAAACAGTTATCCTAACCCATACTATAGTGGTAGAAATTGTGAGAATAGGGATTGTCCCcaaaatgtaaaggttACTAAGTATGTTAATCTATCTCATATAAATGGATTCACTGCTTGGAAACATACCTATAGGAATAGAGATGataaaacatttacaatCACAGGTTTCAAAGGTGGTCCTTCAGAAGGTAGGGATCAGGTAAAACTTCCAATATGGAATGTTAATGAGGTAATCGTTTATCTTTCTCGGTGTGGTAGTGTTCCCCTTCTGGTATATGTTAGTagtaatgatggaaatagTAATACTCACAGATGGTACCAGAGAAAGAATGGTGATAAGTGGGAAGATGGTTCTAGTGGGCTAGATCAAAAACTTCCAAATCAAGTTAAGAGTACTGATCTTGAACGCATTCTAGAAGGTATTAATGAGTTGAAAATTGAGTGTCAGGAAGTGAAGGTAAAAAAGGAAAAAGAGGCACATAAAGCACAGCCTCAACGACCTCAACTTGCTACTTTGCAAAGGCCCTCTTCTGGTTCTACTGGTAGTACTTCTGAAGGTAGTATTGGAGAAGAAAACACTATTGAACCATGTGGAGCTATTGGTGAAGCTCTTGGTTACGGATCAGTTATAGCTGGTGCAGTTGGTACAGTTGGATTAGAACTAGCTCATAACATGGCTAAGGAGGCTCTTGAGCATATAACTGATACTGTTATTCCTAAAGCTGCTGACCTGGTTGGCAAGGTTCTTGAACATATACCTGCTGTTCCTGCAGCTGAGCCATCTGACAGGGTTCCTCAAGTTACCCCTGGAAATACTTCTATTGAATCTGCTGATCCCTCTCATACTACATCTGAACAACAAGCTATTATTTCTCAACCTGTGGACGTTATTTCTATAAGAAGACCAAATAATTTATCCGGGTTAGGAGGGGAATATCCGGATGTAACAATTAACTTTGATAGTTCTCTAGTAGATTTTGGTTATGGAACAGGTTTGATCATAGGCGGTTCCAACTTCTATCAGTCCACAGAGGAGACTGAACCAATCTTGTATTCTGTTGAAGAAGATTACAGGACTATAGAACACACTACACACGGATACTTTGTTGATTATGATGCCTACAACACTACGGGAGACACTATATATGGATATGGCTCCACTGTTGAAACCTATGAGGCTCCCCCTATTTATATTCCTATTGTTGAAATTAATGAGAGTGAAGTTATTACTATGGATGTATCTGATCCTAAAAAATTTGCTACACCTACTGCTGACAGACAAGAACATCTTGTGGGTCCTCATAGACATGAAACTCCCCCCGCTACGGAAGAACATCAAGCTTCTGCTCAACAAACATCAGATACTTTAAATACTGGAAATCCTGCTGCTCAAGCTCTATCCACCTCAGCCTCTTCTACTCCTGGAGCCCTTTCTCCAAGCTCTCCAGGCTTTCTACACCCTCCAAATCCTAAAGCTGGCTCTGACAATTCTACTAACATTATTAAGACTACCATCTCTGTAACTACGGGGATTCTTGGTACTTCagccttggcttgttttgcgGGATTTAAGTTCTATACGAAATA
- a CDS encoding hypothetical protein (encoded by transcript BEWA_004430A) yields MFRLFSLSLLIIGTESFRPPSELNGNFYMGNFGTQNENKQSIESADGILKAYGRKYLSSSASWPLNLLSDLNSNLLGVGSEFLSPVKKLMGNENKREHAVCMVGNGGFTQDEPSDHGKHSFALYMMGEGHGHTLNSEDYTDKAWEAITTLTDIANSYKSSYVEGDMLLLALLNGGEESMCHKILQSAGADVAKMRQDLENHLQKQPRMAGGFGEQKVLGRILQNVLSVTRRYKSELGDEYISVEHLLLALAAEDSKFTRPWLSRHKITFEKLRKAVDSVRGKRKVTSKNPELAFKALEKYSRDLTAMARAGKLDPVIGRDNEIRRAIEILSRRTKNNPVLLGDPGVGKTAIVEGLANRIVSGDVPDSLKDRRVISIDLASILAGTQYRGEFEERLKAILKEVQDAQGEIVMFIDEIHTVVGAGDAQGALDAGNMLKPMLARGELRCIGATTLQEYRQRIEKDKALERRFQPIYVDQPSVEETISILRGLRERYEVHHGVRILDSTLVQAAQLSDRYISDRHLPDKAIDLVDEAAARLKIQLSSKPLQLDAIERKLLQLEMEKISISSDNVGGTTSQASGVGLIPDTARRTAGEQEKRRLQQIDRAIERLNLEKVELTDAWLREKSLVDAIRNVKERMDVVKVEIDRAERDFDLNRAAELRFETLPDLERQLQGAVGDYEAHVKEIQSSGGQLLLRDEVTREDIANVVSRWTGIPLSKLVKTQREKILQMSDELHKRIVGQQEAIDAVTASVQRSRVGMNDPKKPIAGLMFLGPTGVGKTELCKAIAEQLFDTEEAIVRFDMSEYMEKHSVSRLVGAPPGYVGFEQGGLLTEAVRRRPYSIVLFDEIEKAHPDVFNLLLQVLDDGRLTDSNGRKVNFTNTLIVFTSNLGSQNILELAKFPDKRNEMKNKVMASVRQTFSPEFLNRIDEFIVFDSLSKPGMDDEWLMHACAELKKIVGMELAKLSDRLAEKNIKLSIDDSAMAHIAEVGYDPAYGARPLKRTIQREIESPIAVGILSDKFKEHDTLNVKYADGKILITSS; encoded by the exons ATGTTTCGGCTATTTTCGCTTTCGCTGTTGATAATCGGCACTGAGTCGTTCCGCCCACCCTCAGAGCTCAACGGAAACTTTTACATGGGCAACTTTGGCACGcagaatgaaaataaacaGAGCATAGAATCCGCAGATGGTATCCTCAAGGCTTACGGGAGGAAATATCTCTCGTCTTCCGCAAGTTGGCCGCTCAACTTGCTCTCAGACCTCAATTCTAATCTACTAGGAGTCGGCTCCGAGTTTCTGTCCCCAGTGAAGAAGCTCATGGGAAACGAGAATAAACGCGAACACGCAGTATGCATGGTTGGAAACGGAGGATTCACACAAGACGAGCCTTCTGACCATGGAAAACACTCCTTCGCCCTGTACATGATGGGAGAAGGCCATGGACACACATTAAACTCGGAGGATTACACCGACAAGGCATGGGAGGCCATCACAACGCTCACCGATATAGCAAACAGCTATAAATCGTCCTACGTTGAAGGTGATATGCTCTTGTTGGCGCTGCTTAATGGAGGTGAAGAGTCCATGTGCCACAAGATTTTGCAGTCGGCTGGAGCAGATGTAGCTAAAATGCGCCAAGACCTTGAAAATCATCTACAAAAACAACCCCGCATGGCAGGAGGGTTTGGAGAACAAAAGGTGTTGGGAAGAATCCTTCAAAACGTTCTATCTGTGACTAGGCGCTACAAAAGTGAATTGGGGGATGAGTACATCTCTGTGGAACACTTGCTACTGGCATTAGCTGCAGAAGACTCTAAATTTACTCGTCCATGGCTCTCTAGACACAAAATAACATTTGAAAAACTGAGAAAGGCCGTTGATAGTGTCAGGGGTAAGCGCAAGGTTACCTCCAAAAATCCGGAACTG GCATTCAAGGCACTGGAAAAATATTCCAGAGATTTGACAGCAATGGCAAGAGCTGGAAAGTTGGATCCAGTCATAGGAAGGGACAATGAAATTCGTCGCGCAATTGAAATTCTTAGCAGAAGGACCAAGAATAATCCAGTACTCCTTGGTGATCCCGGTGTTGGCAAGACCGCCATTGTTGAGGGCCTTGCAAACCGTATAGTTTCTGGAGATGTTCCAGATTCCCTAAAGGACAGAAGAGTTATTTCGATCGATTTGGCCTCTATTCTTGCTGGAACACAATACCGTGGTGAATTCGAGGAGCGTCTAAAAGCAATCCTAAAGGAAGTTCAAGACGCTCAAGGAGAAATTGTGATGTTTATTGACGAAATCCACACTGTTGTTGGCGCTGGAGATGCTCAAGGAGCTCTGGATGCGGGAAATATGCTAAAACCTATGCTGGCAAGAGGAGAACTGCGTTGCATTGGTGCCACAACTTTGCAGGAATATCGCCAAAGAATAGAAAAGGACAAGGCACTGGAACGTCGTTTCCAGCCAATATAC GTTGATCAACCCTCGGTTGAGGAGACGATAAGCATTTTAAGAGGACTGAGAGAGAGATACGAAGTTCATCACGGTGTTCGTATCCTTGATTCTACTCTTGTCCAAGCTGCTCAGTTGAGTGACAGATATATCAGCGATCGTCACCTCCCAGATAAGGCAATTGACTTGGTTGATGAAGCAGCAGCTCGCCTTAAAATACAACTATCCAGCAAGCCTCTGCAATTGGATGCTATAGAGAGAAAACTCCTGCAACttgaaatggaaaagatttCCATATCCAGTGATAATGTTGGAGGAACAACATCTCAGGCATCTGGAGTTGGACTTATTCCCGATACTGCTAGAAGAACCGCTGGTGAACAAGAAAAACGACGTTTACAACAGATTGACCGCGCTATTGAACGTCTCAATCTTGAAAAGGTGGAGCTAACAGACGCGTGGTTGCGTGAAAAATCGTTAGTGGATGCAATTAGAAACGTAAAGGAGCGCATGGACGTTGTAAAAGTTGAGATTGACCGCGCAGAGAGGGATTTTGACTTGAATAGGGCAGCTGAATTGCGATTCGAAACCTTGCCCGATCTGGAGAGACAGCTGCAGGGAGCTGTTGGAGACTATGAAGCTCATGTAAAGGAGATACAGTCGAGTGGAGGTCAATTGCTATTGAGGGATGAAGTTACACGGGAAGATATTGCAAACGTTGTCTCCCGTTGGACTGGAATTCCCTTGAGTAAATTGGTCAAGACACAGAGAGAAAAGATTCTTCAAATGAGCGATGAGTTGCACAAGAGAATAGTTGGTCAACAAGAGGCTATTGATGCAGTCACCGCATCGGTGCAAAGATCGAGGGTCGGAATGAATGATCCCAAAAAACCAATCGCAGGGCTCATGTTCCTTGGTCCAACTGGTGTTGGTAAAACAGAGCTCTGCAAAGCTATAGCTGAGCAACTCTTTGACACAGAGGAGGCTATCGTTAGATTCGATATGAGTGAATATATGGAAAAGCATTCCGTTTCTAGACTTGTCGGCGCACCACCTGGCTACGTAGGATTTGAACAGGGTGGTCTACTCACGGAAGCTGTTAGAAGACGTCCATACTCTATTGTTTTGTTCGATGAAAT TGAAAAGGCTCATCCAGACGTTTTCAATCTCCTTTTGCAAGTCCTAGATGATGGCAGATTGACAGATTCAAATGGACGTAAAGTTAATTTCACAAATACCCTAATTGTATTCACTTCCAATTTGGGAAGCCAAAATATTCTGGAATTGGCTAAATTCCCAGACAAGAGAAACGAAATGAAGAACAAAGTCATGGCTTCAGTCAGACAAACCTTTTCTCcagaatttttaaatcGTATCGATGAGTTTATTGTCTTTGACAGCCTTTCCAAACCAGgtatggatgatgaatggTTGATGCATGCATGTGCAGAGTTGAAAAAAATTGTCGGCATGGAGTTGGCAAAACTTTCAGACAGATTGGCAGAAAAGAATATCAAACTCTCAATTGATGATTCTGCAATGGCACACATCGCAGAAGTTGGCTACGATCCGGCTTACGGTGCCAGACCTCTTAAACGTACAATTCAACGCGAAATCGAATCACCAATTGCAGTCGGAATCCTATCtgataaatttaaagaacATGACACACTAAATGTAAAGTACGCTGACGGGAAGATTTTAATCACAAGCTCGTAA